One segment of Mycolicibacterium baixiangningiae DNA contains the following:
- a CDS encoding CaiB/BaiF CoA transferase family protein produces the protein MAGPLQGLRVVELAGIGPGPHAAMILGDLGADVVRIERPGKGPGIPTKGRDQLLRNRRSVGANLKTDEGRELVLRLIAKADVLIEGFRPGVTERLGLGPDDCAKVNERLIYGRMTGWGQTGPRSQQAGHDINYISLNGVLHAVGRAGERPVPPLNLAGDFGGGSMFLLVGILSALWERERSGKGQVVDAAMVDGSSVLAQMMWAFRAMGMWSDERGINMLDTGAPYYDTYETKDGRYVAVGAIEPQFYAAMLDKLGLDPAALPDQNDMSRWPELRARLTEAFAEHDRDHWTEVFAGSDACVTPVLSFGEVESEPHNTERDTFYRDGDFLFPAPAPRFSRTAPSTPTPPGVPGADTEAVLNDWV, from the coding sequence ATGGCGGGACCACTGCAGGGGCTGCGTGTCGTGGAATTGGCCGGTATCGGCCCGGGTCCGCACGCGGCGATGATCCTCGGCGATCTGGGTGCGGACGTGGTCCGCATCGAACGGCCGGGCAAAGGCCCGGGCATCCCCACCAAAGGGCGAGATCAGTTGCTGCGCAACCGGCGATCGGTCGGCGCCAACCTCAAGACCGACGAGGGCCGCGAACTCGTGCTGCGGTTGATCGCCAAGGCCGACGTGCTCATCGAGGGTTTCCGCCCGGGCGTCACTGAGCGGCTGGGCCTCGGACCCGACGACTGCGCGAAGGTCAACGAACGGCTGATCTACGGGCGCATGACCGGCTGGGGCCAGACCGGGCCGCGCAGTCAGCAGGCCGGCCACGACATCAACTACATCTCCCTCAACGGTGTGCTGCACGCCGTCGGCCGCGCCGGCGAGCGCCCCGTGCCGCCGCTGAACCTCGCGGGGGACTTCGGCGGCGGGTCCATGTTCCTGCTCGTCGGCATTCTGTCCGCCCTGTGGGAGCGCGAACGGTCCGGCAAGGGCCAGGTGGTCGACGCCGCCATGGTCGACGGTTCGAGCGTGCTCGCGCAGATGATGTGGGCCTTCCGCGCGATGGGGATGTGGTCCGACGAGCGCGGGATCAACATGCTCGACACCGGCGCTCCCTATTACGACACCTACGAGACGAAAGACGGCCGGTACGTCGCCGTCGGCGCGATCGAACCGCAGTTCTACGCCGCGATGCTCGACAAGCTGGGCCTCGACCCGGCCGCGCTGCCCGACCAGAACGACATGAGCCGCTGGCCGGAACTGCGTGCCCGGCTGACCGAGGCGTTCGCCGAACACGACCGGGATCACTGGACGGAGGTCTTCGCCGGCAGCGATGCGTGCGTGACGCCGGTGCTGTCGTTCGGTGAGGTGGAGAGCGAACCGCACAACACCGAACGCGACACCTTCTATCGCGACGGTGACTTCCTCTTCCCGGCGCCCGCACCACGGTTCTCCCGGACCGCGCCGTCGACCCCGACCCCGCCCGGGGTTCCCGGGGCGGACACCGAAGCCGTTCTCAACGACTGGGTCTGA
- a CDS encoding 3-hydroxyacyl-CoA dehydrogenase, whose product MEIKDAVAVITGGASGLGLATAKRLLDRGASVVVIDLKGEEAVAELGDRAKFVQANVTDPEQVSAALDAAEEMGPVRINVNCAGIGNAIKTLSKNGAFPLDEFTKVIQVNLIGTFNVLRLSAERIAKTDPIGEERGVIINTASVAAFDGQIGQAAYSASKGGVVGMTLPIARDLSRDLIRVVTIAPGLFKTPLLGSLPEEAQASLGKQVPHPARLGDPDEYGALATHIVENPMLNGEVIRLDGAIRMAPR is encoded by the coding sequence GTGGAAATCAAAGATGCCGTCGCCGTCATCACCGGTGGCGCCTCCGGTCTCGGCCTGGCCACCGCGAAGCGGCTGCTCGATCGCGGCGCCTCCGTCGTGGTCATCGACCTCAAGGGTGAGGAGGCCGTCGCCGAACTCGGCGACCGGGCCAAGTTCGTGCAAGCCAACGTCACCGACCCCGAGCAGGTCAGCGCAGCGCTGGACGCGGCCGAGGAGATGGGCCCGGTGCGCATCAACGTCAACTGCGCCGGCATCGGCAACGCGATCAAGACGCTGAGCAAGAACGGCGCCTTCCCGCTCGACGAGTTCACCAAGGTCATCCAGGTCAACCTGATCGGCACCTTCAACGTGCTGCGCCTGTCGGCCGAGCGGATCGCCAAGACCGATCCGATCGGTGAAGAGCGCGGGGTCATCATCAACACCGCATCCGTCGCGGCGTTCGACGGCCAGATCGGCCAGGCCGCCTACTCGGCGTCCAAGGGCGGCGTCGTCGGGATGACCCTGCCGATCGCCCGCGACCTGTCGCGCGACCTGATCCGCGTGGTCACCATCGCCCCCGGTCTGTTCAAGACCCCGCTGCTGGGTTCGCTGCCCGAAGAGGCGCAGGCCTCGCTCGGCAAGCAGGTGCCGCATCCGGCGCGGCTCGGTGACCCCGACGAGTACGGAGCCCTGGCGACCCACATCGTCGAGAACCCGATGCTCAACGGCGAGGTGATCCGCCTCGACGGCGCGATCCGGATGGCGCCGCGATGA
- a CDS encoding NAD(P)H-dependent flavin oxidoreductase has product MAITTKFTETFGVEHPIVQGGMQWVGRAELVAAVANSGALGFITALTQPTPADLANEIARCRDLTDRPFGVNLTILPTINPPPYDEYRQVIIDAGIKIVETAGSNPAPHLPMFHDNGIKVLHKCTSVRHAVKAQSLGVDGISIDGFECAGHPGEDDIPGLVLIPAAAAKIDIPMIASGGFADARGLVAALALGADGINMGSRFMCTAESAIHQNVKEAIVAGTELDTELIFRPLRNTARVASNTVSREVVEILNRGGQFEDVKDLVAGKRGVKVYEIGDLDAGIWSVGTSMGLINDIPTVGDLVSRMVEEAEQLITGRLAGMVKPADETVPA; this is encoded by the coding sequence ATGGCGATCACCACCAAGTTCACCGAGACGTTCGGTGTCGAGCACCCGATCGTCCAGGGCGGTATGCAGTGGGTCGGTCGCGCGGAACTGGTGGCCGCGGTCGCCAACTCGGGTGCGCTCGGGTTCATCACCGCGCTGACCCAGCCGACGCCCGCCGACCTGGCGAACGAGATCGCCCGGTGCCGGGATCTCACCGACAGACCTTTCGGCGTGAACCTGACGATCCTGCCGACGATCAACCCGCCGCCGTACGACGAGTACCGCCAGGTCATCATCGACGCCGGCATCAAGATCGTCGAGACGGCGGGTTCCAACCCGGCGCCGCACCTGCCGATGTTCCACGACAACGGCATCAAGGTGCTGCACAAGTGCACGTCGGTGCGCCATGCGGTCAAGGCGCAGAGCCTGGGCGTCGACGGCATCAGCATCGACGGCTTCGAGTGCGCCGGTCACCCCGGCGAAGACGACATCCCGGGTCTGGTGCTGATCCCCGCCGCGGCGGCCAAGATCGACATCCCGATGATTGCGTCCGGCGGATTCGCCGACGCCCGCGGGCTGGTCGCGGCGCTGGCACTCGGCGCGGACGGCATCAACATGGGATCGCGGTTCATGTGCACCGCGGAGTCGGCCATCCACCAGAACGTCAAGGAAGCGATCGTGGCGGGCACCGAACTCGACACGGAGCTCATCTTCCGGCCGCTGCGCAACACCGCCCGCGTGGCGAGCAACACCGTGTCGCGCGAAGTCGTGGAGATCCTCAACAGGGGTGGTCAGTTCGAGGACGTGAAGGATCTGGTCGCCGGCAAGCGCGGCGTCAAGGTCTACGAGATCGGCGATCTGGACGCCGGAATCTGGAGCGTGGGCACGTCGATGGGGTTGATCAACGACATCCCGACGGTCGGCGATCTGGTCAGCCGGATGGTCGAGGAGGCCGAGCAACTGATCACCGGGCGGTTGGCCGGCATGGTCAAGCCAGCTGACGAGACGGTCCCCGCCTGA
- a CDS encoding DoxX family protein: protein MASTDVRDTVVTPVPTGTDIALLVLRLGVGATMLQAGLIKALDFTTVVGFMESGGWRLPALGAFMVTASETLGGIGLLLGALTPLAAAAVIAAMIDAWAVNVSGAAFWSDPFNVPFLVAFGATALLFAGAGAYSVDARVSRIRWTTRTAAILLGLAIAAAVVTWIALNGTNPIHFTAPTG from the coding sequence ATGGCCAGCACAGATGTCAGAGACACCGTCGTCACCCCCGTGCCCACCGGCACCGATATCGCACTGCTCGTCCTGCGCCTGGGGGTGGGCGCGACGATGCTGCAGGCCGGCCTGATCAAGGCCCTCGACTTCACCACCGTCGTCGGTTTCATGGAATCCGGCGGGTGGCGACTGCCGGCGCTGGGGGCGTTCATGGTCACCGCGTCGGAGACGCTCGGCGGCATCGGTCTGCTGCTCGGTGCGCTGACGCCGCTCGCGGCCGCAGCGGTGATCGCCGCCATGATCGACGCGTGGGCGGTCAACGTGTCCGGTGCGGCGTTCTGGTCCGACCCGTTCAACGTGCCGTTCCTGGTGGCGTTCGGCGCGACGGCGTTGCTGTTCGCAGGGGCGGGCGCGTACTCGGTCGACGCCCGGGTGTCCCGCATCCGCTGGACGACGCGGACCGCGGCGATCCTGCTGGGGCTGGCGATCGCCGCCGCCGTCGTGACCTGGATCGCGCTGAACGGGACGAACCCCATCCACTTCACAGCACCTACTGGCTAG
- a CDS encoding MMPL family transporter, with protein MLTRIARSAIASPQRIIVIAALVVVAAGLFGIPVSQTLSAGGLQDPTSESARATQTLVDKFDQGDMDLMITVTADDGAQGPAATAVGTAITAELEGSPNVAGVTSAWTAPREAAPALLSKDRRTGLIIAGITGGESGAQKHAKALADQLVYDRDGVTVRAGGEAMTYVEINRQTEKDLLTMELIAIPLSFAVLVWVFGGLLAAALPVAVGAFAIVGTMAVLRLLTMVTDVSIFALNLSVAMGLALAIDYTLLIVSRFRDELADGADRDRALIRTMATAGRTVLFSALTVALSMATMVLFPMYFLKSFAYAGIAVVGFAATAAIVVAPAAIALLGDRLDAFDVRRLARRALGRPEPAPKPVEQTFWYRSTKFVQRRSIPIGVAIVALLLVLGAPFLGIKWGFPDDRVLPQSSSARQVGDELRTNFTVDTATDVTVVIPDAGELTPADIDRYAADLSRVDDVLSVVAPGGTYVTGARVGPPSAASGLSAGSAYLTVATNADLFSDASERQLDVLHAVPTPGGQTVEFTGTAQINRDSSESITSRLPLVLGIIAVISFVLLFLLTGSVVLPLKALVLNVLSLAAAFGALVWIFQEGHLGAFGTTPTGTLVATMPVLLFCIAFGLSMDYEVFLMSRIREFWLQSGRTRADNDESVALGLARTGRVVTAAALLMTISFAALIAAQVSFMRMFGVGFTLAVLADATLVRMLLVPAFMHLMGRWNWWAPRPLARLHDRIGINESGEQSRPEPVPSR; from the coding sequence GTGCTGACACGAATTGCCAGATCGGCGATCGCCTCGCCACAACGGATTATCGTGATCGCGGCCCTGGTGGTGGTGGCGGCCGGCCTCTTCGGCATCCCGGTGAGCCAGACGCTGTCCGCGGGCGGATTGCAGGACCCGACGTCGGAGTCGGCGAGGGCCACCCAGACCCTCGTCGACAAGTTCGACCAGGGCGATATGGATCTGATGATCACCGTGACGGCCGACGATGGCGCGCAGGGGCCGGCGGCCACCGCCGTCGGCACCGCGATCACCGCCGAACTCGAGGGCTCCCCGAATGTCGCCGGCGTGACGTCCGCGTGGACCGCGCCCCGCGAGGCGGCCCCGGCGCTGCTCAGCAAGGACCGCAGGACCGGGCTCATCATCGCGGGGATCACCGGCGGCGAGAGCGGCGCGCAGAAACACGCGAAGGCGCTCGCCGATCAACTGGTGTACGACCGCGACGGCGTGACCGTCCGCGCCGGTGGCGAGGCGATGACGTACGTCGAGATCAACAGGCAGACCGAAAAAGACCTGCTCACAATGGAGTTGATCGCGATTCCGCTCAGCTTCGCGGTGCTGGTGTGGGTCTTCGGCGGGCTGCTGGCCGCGGCGCTCCCGGTGGCGGTCGGCGCGTTCGCGATCGTCGGCACGATGGCGGTACTGCGGCTGCTCACGATGGTCACCGACGTGTCGATCTTCGCGCTGAACCTGTCCGTCGCCATGGGTCTCGCGCTGGCGATCGACTACACCCTCCTCATCGTCAGCCGGTTCCGCGACGAGTTGGCCGACGGCGCCGACCGGGACCGCGCACTGATCCGGACGATGGCGACCGCCGGCCGCACCGTGCTGTTCTCCGCGCTGACCGTCGCACTGTCGATGGCGACGATGGTGCTGTTCCCGATGTACTTCCTGAAGTCGTTCGCCTACGCCGGGATCGCGGTGGTGGGTTTCGCGGCGACGGCCGCGATCGTGGTCGCCCCGGCCGCGATCGCCCTGCTCGGCGACCGGCTTGACGCCTTCGATGTGCGCAGGCTGGCGCGCCGCGCGCTCGGCAGGCCCGAGCCCGCACCCAAGCCGGTCGAGCAGACGTTCTGGTACCGCTCGACGAAATTCGTCCAGCGCAGATCGATACCGATCGGCGTGGCGATCGTGGCACTGCTCCTCGTGCTCGGCGCGCCGTTCCTCGGCATCAAATGGGGATTCCCCGACGACCGGGTGCTGCCGCAGTCGTCCTCGGCGCGCCAGGTGGGCGATGAGCTGAGGACCAATTTCACCGTCGACACCGCCACTGACGTCACCGTCGTCATCCCCGACGCGGGTGAGCTCACCCCGGCGGACATCGACCGCTACGCCGCCGACCTCTCCCGGGTCGACGACGTCCTGAGCGTGGTCGCGCCGGGCGGCACCTACGTCACCGGTGCGCGGGTCGGCCCACCCTCGGCCGCCAGCGGGCTGAGCGCGGGCAGTGCCTACCTCACCGTCGCGACCAACGCCGACCTGTTCTCCGACGCCTCCGAGCGGCAGCTCGACGTGCTGCACGCGGTGCCGACACCCGGCGGCCAAACCGTGGAGTTCACCGGCACCGCGCAGATCAACCGCGACAGCTCGGAGTCGATCACCTCCCGGCTGCCGCTCGTCCTCGGCATCATCGCGGTGATCAGCTTCGTCCTGCTCTTCCTGTTGACCGGCAGCGTGGTGCTACCGCTGAAAGCGTTGGTACTCAACGTGTTGTCGCTGGCGGCGGCGTTCGGCGCGCTGGTGTGGATCTTCCAGGAGGGCCACCTCGGCGCGTTCGGCACGACGCCGACGGGAACGCTGGTCGCCACCATGCCGGTGCTGCTGTTCTGCATCGCGTTCGGCCTGTCGATGGACTACGAGGTCTTCCTGATGTCGCGGATCCGGGAGTTCTGGCTGCAATCCGGGCGTACCCGCGCAGACAACGATGAAAGCGTCGCGCTCGGGTTGGCGCGCACGGGCCGGGTGGTCACCGCCGCGGCACTGTTGATGACCATCTCGTTCGCCGCGCTGATCGCCGCGCAGGTGTCGTTCATGCGGATGTTCGGGGTCGGGTTCACCTTGGCGGTACTGGCCGATGCCACGCTGGTCCGCATGCTGCTGGTGCCGGCCTTCATGCATCTGATGGGCCGCTGGAACTGGTGGGCGCCGCGGCCGCTGGCGCGGTTGCACGACCGGATCGGCATCAACGAGTCGGGGGAGCAGAGCCGGCCCGAGCCAGTACCCTCGCGGTAG